The genomic interval TTGCAAGCAAATCTTCTTTTTTTGCATTCTTTATTTTCTCCTGCATTTCCTGTGGAAGGTCAAGTTTGAATTTCTTTGCAAGAAGAATAGCTACTGTATCTTTTAAATCTTTCTCTATTCCTTTCTCTATACCTTTCCTTATCCCTTCTTTTTCTCCTTCTTTACGAAGTTCATCAGCAACAGTCATAATCTCATCACTCCTTTCTGGAATAATCATATTTACCTTATTTAAGATTTCATTTTTTATTTGCGTATTTAGAGTTCCTCTTTTCTGCCATGAAGATATAATAGCCATTAAGTTCACGGATTCTAACTCCTCCAAATATAGCTATCAACTTATTCTTATACCACTTCTTTCTTTTTGTAACCATAAACATCTTACCGCCAATTTTCAATCTATTAAAACCCTTCTCTATAAAAAGTTTTGCTACAGAAAAATCAGCATGATAAGGAGGGTTTGATAGAATTATAGTAAAATTTTTATCATCAATATTTTCTAAACCATCACTCTTAACAATTTTAACATCGTTTACGTTGTTTATTTCTGCATTCTTTCTGGCTAATTCAACTGCTTCCTCCTGTATATCACACATCACAACATTTTCAGGTCCAATTATTTTTGCCGCCAGTATACCAACTACACCATATCCACATCCTAAGTCTAAAACTTTATCATTTTCATTAAAATCAACAAACTCCAGCATAGACCTTGTCCCAATATCAATTTGTCCTGGAGAAAAAACTTCCTTATTTGTTTGAAATTCTAGCTCTAACCCCTTTATTTCTTCTTTAAATGAATACATTTTTTGTACCTTCCTCCTATTTACCCTTTTAAGCTGCATATAACTTGTACTTAAGTACATGCTATGATAAAATCATTATGTAAAAAAGCGTTAAAAAAGATTAATCTTTCCAATATCAAATTGTATCATTTTTCTTTTATGCAAACAAGTTAGATTTAGAAATGCACTTTCTTCTTTATATAAGTGGAGAAAAA from Halanaerobiaceae bacterium ANBcell28 carries:
- a CDS encoding methyltransferase is translated as MYSFKEEIKGLELEFQTNKEVFSPGQIDIGTRSMLEFVDFNENDKVLDLGCGYGVVGILAAKIIGPENVVMCDIQEEAVELARKNAEINNVNDVKIVKSDGLENIDDKNFTIILSNPPYHADFSVAKLFIEKGFNRLKIGGKMFMVTKRKKWYKNKLIAIFGGVRIRELNGYYIFMAEKRNSKYANKK